A window of Macrotis lagotis isolate mMagLag1 chromosome X, bilby.v1.9.chrom.fasta, whole genome shotgun sequence contains these coding sequences:
- the LOC141501179 gene encoding protein DDI1 homolog 2-like has product MQLTVYCVRRDSSEVTFSIQVDRDFELYNFRVLCELESGIPAEEAQIVFAENTLEDNHRSLASYGLKDGDVVVLRQTRREAAGSPGEFTGIDFSSIAVPGSIAVAGTSDSQLLLASLSPSAGSLSAMAATPQLTDSPAVLRDLLLSNPHELSLLKERNPALAEALLSGDLEEFTRVLIEQQEDQALRDEERFRLFVADPFDLEAQAKIEEAIRQQNIEENMSIAMEEAPESFGQVVMLYINCKVNGHPVKAFVDTGAQMTIMSQACAVRCNILRLVDQRWAGIAKGVGTQKIIGRVHLAQVQIEGDFLACSFSIIEEQPMDMLLGLDMLKRHQCNIDLKKNVLVIGTTGTHTTFLPERELPECARLVYEPGQDDLCYEEKLFKKL; this is encoded by the coding sequence ATGCAGCTCACCGTGTACTGTGTGCGCAGGGACTCCAGCGAGGTGACCTTCTCCATCCAGGTCGACCGGGACTTTGAGCTGTACAACTTCCGGGTGCTCTGCGAGCTGGAGTCCGGCATCCCCGCCGAGGAGGCGCAGATCGTCTTCGCGGAGAACACTCTGGAAGACAACCACAGATCCTTGGCGTCCTATGGCCTGAAGGACGGCGACGTGGTGGTTTTACGGCAGACGCGGCGGGAGGCGGCCGGCTCCCCCGGGGAGTTCACCGGGATCGACTTCAGCAGCATCGCGGTGCCCGGCAGCATCGCCGTGGCCGGCACGTCGGACTCGCAGCTCCTGCTTGCCTCGCTGTCCCCCTCCGCGGGGAGCTTGTCCGCAATGGCGGCGACCCCGCAGCTCACGGACAGCCCGGCCGTCCTCCGAGACTTGCTCCTTTCCAACCCCCACGAATTGTCTCTGCTCAAGGAGCGCAACCCCGCCCTGGCCGAGGCCCTGCTTTCCGGGGATCTGGAGGAATTTACTAGGGTTTTGATAGAGCAACAAGAAGACCAAGCCCTGCGGGATGAGGAGAGGTTCCGGCTCTTCGTAGCCGACCCCTTTGATCTGGAAGCCCAGGCCAAGATAGAAGAAGCCATCAGGCAACAGAACATTGAGGAGAACATGTCCATAGCTATGGAAGAGGCCCCCGAGAGCTTTGGCCAAGTAGTGATGCTTTACATAAACTGCAAAGTGAACGGCCATCCTGTGAAAGCCTTTGTGGATACAGGTGCCCAGATGACCATTATGAGCCAAGCTTGTGCGGTACGGTGTAATATACTGAGACTTGTCGACCAGCGGTGGGCAGGGATCGCTAAGGGTGTGGGGACCCAGAAGATTATTGGTAGGGTGCATCTAGCTCAGGTTCAGATTGAAGGAGATTTTCTGGCATGTTCTTTTTCTATAATAGAGGAGCAACCCATGGATATGCTTCTAGGTCTGGATATGCTCAAGCGACATCAGTGTAACATTGACCTTAAGAAAAACGTGTTAGTAATTGGAACGACAGGCACACATACAACCTTTCTTCCAGAGAGGGAACTTCCAGAATGTGCACGATTGGTATATGAGCCAGGGCAAGATGACCTGTGTTATGAGGAGAAGCTCTTCAAAAAGCTTTAG